The Gloeothece verrucosa PCC 7822 genomic interval CTTGAGAGAGCATTCGCTCTTGAATTTCCTGAACACGTTGTTCTAACTGGTTAGCTTAATCCGCGAAAAGCCCAAGGAGTGAATTTTCGACAATAATACCCCCTCTTCACCGTCGGCTTGTCCTGACCCCTCGCATAAACGAGGGGGAAGGGATGAATCGCTTAATCCGGGATTCATCCGATTGTTAAAACTTACTTATTGTTTTCATTAACCTCTGTAAAGATTTTGCATACAACGTTTCTACACTCACGGCGGTATGTGAACCAGATTGGGTATTACTCACTAGCCAAGGTTGACTAAACGAGCCGCAGAAGATAGAATTTTAAATAAAACTCAAGAAAATTAGAAAAATTCCGATGAAAAAATTATTATTGTTGTCCGTAATTTCCCTAGGGATAGGATTAGGGAGTAATAGTCCGGTTCAAGCCGCAACCATTGCCCTATTTAATAATCCTTATTACATCGCTCAAAATACCACTAAAAATTTGATAAATATTCTTAAATCTTTTGGGCATCAAGTGAATATATTTACAAGTTTTGAGCCGAGTGCATGGCAGAATGCCACCAAAAATCAGTTAATTTTTATTCCTGATCAAGTATATTCTATTTTACCCGCTTTATCTTTAGAAACTCAAAATATCATCAAAAATTATGTCGCCACTGGAGGTGGGTTGATAGGTGGTGCTACGGGAGACACAGCTTTTCCTGTTTTTAATGCGCTTTTTGGCTGGAACCTAGAAGAAAATTTGGTTCTTCAGACTCAAGTATGCTAATTCATCTCTGTAAGCCATGTAAACGAATGATTTTAGTTAGAAACTATTAGTAACTAGCCGAAATCTTTATTCTATATTGATTAGGTTGTGTTAGTTAGCATACTTCAGTCGGTAGAACCGAAAATTTTACCAATAAAACTTTTTATTTAAATACAAATAATGCGGCTGGAACGATATTTGAAACCGAAGCACCGTTTTTTGTTAAGCCTGCTTTTCCCACTACTCCAGCCTCTATTGCTTCTCTTCCTTCTGGGGCAAAAAGTATTTATGACAATGGGGGAAATTCAACGGCTTTGTTCGTTGCCTCTTTTGGAGAAGGAAACATAGCAGGCCTTACTTATGGCTATGGAGAGGTTACTCCAGAACCTGGATGGGGAAAAATAACAGATATAAGCGTAAAATATGTAGCCAGTCAATCTACTCCGACTCCGATTCCTGAACCTTCTTTATTAATAGGGTTAACCGCTTTTATTTTAGGAGGAGTAACCCGCAAAAAAACTCATTAAACGGTTTAATTGAAAATCTAAATATTGATAAAACTTTAAGAAATTAGTCAAGAAAACATTTAAGGTGATAAATCAAAATTTTCTTCAGAATCAGGTGGTGCAGGTTTAGATTCCAGACCCATCTGGCCTGATTCAATTTCAGATTTTTTCAAAGAAAAGTCCGAGGAAGTAGAGGAATAAGATAAAACTTTAGTGATTTGAGGATAGAAATTTTGTAATTGAAAATCTTCAGGTAATTTGTTGCTCTCAACCGGTTTTGTAAATAAAACATTTGCATTATTCTCTCCACAAAAGCCGCTTGTGGCTAAATTACCTACAAACGCTGAACCGATAAAATAAAACGCATCAACCGCAGCACTTTTTTTCCTAAGTCCCAATTGATAACCAGGCGCTACAATTAAGGCTTCGATATTATCACTCCCAGTAAGACAAATTTGAGGATTAATGAGGTCCCATTCTCCTAATGTATCCTTCCCATCTCCCCCGTAGCCAACAATTACCAAGTCTTCAGGATTACACTCAGGATTAGTGCCGCAAAGATGTTGAATTTCCGTACCGGATTCTATGGAACCGAGTAAATAAAGCACAACTTTAACGTGTTTTCCATTGTACATAGTATTAATCTTTAAAGATTTATTTTTCAGGGCCATAGAACTAACAACATATTCATAGACAGGAAGAGTTTCTATAGCATTAGAAGCCTCTCAACTTGGCTTATCTTTAACTCTTGGCAAACTTAACAGACTATTAACACTGCTATCTTTTAGAATCAATTTTTGCTGAGAAGTGGGAATGCGGCTAGAGATCTCCTCAAGGTTAGGTAAAGGAGGAGGTTCTAGGGCGACATACTTAGCTTGATAAGTATCTTCTTTCAGTCGAACTTTATCAATAGGAAAAGAACAATTACTTGCCCATACATTGCCCTCAAAAGTTAAATATCCTGTTCCCTCCCATCCTTTCTGTACCCATAGCACAGGTATTTTAAGCGGCAGCGTATTTACCTGAAACTGGAGATTTAATTGAGATACAGCCGAACCATCAGAATTTTGAGCCAGTAATACTACCTTTAAGATATTTTTGTCGGCATTGAAATCAAACTCAGGAACAGCAAAACTGTATGGCTCCTTATTGGAAGACTCTAACATTTGGAATCCACCCGATGCAAATAAATCAATCAATTCTTTTTGATGATTCCATTCTTGATCCGTTTTACAAATTCTCAGCAATTTTTGCAGCTTCAAGTCTGATGGGGTATCGCTGTTAATATGAGATGTCCAACTTTCACGATTGATGTCGAGTAAAGGGCCATTTTTAGCCATAAAACTGCCAAAATGTGCTAAGCCAGAATCTAAAGCATCTTCTATTTTTTTTGTTTGAATTTCCGAGTTTACGATTTTTTGATGAGTCTCTGAAGCGATTAAAGCGGCTAAAGCAATGAACAGAATGGCCACTCCCAAACCGAGGGCGATAACCATAGCAAACCCTTGCTCGGTAGTGTGAAGAGCGATTTTGTGCTTGAAAAGTGCCCTAATATGCTTAGACAAGAGTAACCAACTCGTTTTTTTTCTAGATTGTCCTATTTTCTTTTCTGTCACCGTGAGCTAAATCGCAGACTCGCGCAATTAACTCAATAGTAATAGAAAAATAGGCAGAATGCAAGAGTTATGATTTAGTTTATACCATTTTTCTTTTCCTTAGTCTCAATTCAGGAGGAGAATGCTAGCTTAGAGCCAATCAAGTTAATTATTGAACAAAATTGTTTCGCGCAGTCCCCACCTAAAATCTTTGATTTAGGTGGGGTTAGCGAAACCGATAAACAAACTAAAAGAAGAGCGAAAGTGATTAGTAAATCCTGTCAATTACAATTGATAGATAATAATTTCCCGATCTTAGGAGGATTTGCTAAGTTTAAGTTTCATCCAATCTTTTGTTATATAAGAGAATGAATTAAGAGCTTGAACATTTCGCAGATAGGCAAAATAGGAATTTATAGCTACCCAATCTGAATAGGTGATCAATGGCAACGTTTCTACCTTTGTATTCGGTAAAATAATCGAGATTGGCTGAGTTTTCCCCGAGAAACCATGACTCTTAAGGCGTTTAACTTTTTCAGGGGTTAGGGTTTGCCACCATTCCAAGTTTTTGCCATAACTCGATAAAGTTTCCCCTAAATCTATATATCTTTCGTTTTGCTCATTAATAAGGGTAAGAGTTTGGTTATCGCCGATATTCAGAGTAGAGGTGTTTGGAGTGAAATTAACCATGATGAGCTTGCCAAAAATTTGCTGAATTTATATGATTAGAAATATTCTTCAGTCTTTAGGGAAAAGGTAGCTTAGATAAGCTATCTTCCCCTACTTCGAGGTCTTAAGCGGATTTCAATAAATTCGTCGGCTTCAAGTTCAATTTGTACCTCTTGTTGAATCTGAATTTGTTCAAGTTGATGAGCAAACTGTAAATTCTTTAGAGACTCAATTAACGCTAAATCCGTAGTGGGATTGAAGGTTAATTGATGGGAACGTCGGCTTTTATAGGTCAATCCAGGTAGTGTATAGTCTTTTCCCAGTTGAGTGCCGCTAAAATTAAATTTCCCGATTTGGTAACGTACACCTTGAACTGTATTAGTCCGTTGGGTTTTCCTTATTCCCAATTCAATATCCTGCTGTCTTAACATTGTGGCTAGATCTACCAATGACGATGAGTGGGGATACACGCTGTCGATGGTCGTTTTCAGTAAATTGTAGGCGTGTTGCTTATCCTTCTCCTTATCCGGTGGGGAATAGTCGTCCAGCTTCACCCCTTCGGTATCCCGAAGTTTATATCTTTTAGGTACAGGGGTTTGAAGACCGTATTTTTCCTCTAGATGTCTTACAGCTTTTTGCCCCTCAATATAATCCCAGGAGTCAGATACGCAAGTGCCATTCGACCTTACCCTAGCCGCTACGATGTGGATGTGGTCATGATCTTTCTCATTGTGCTGGACGACGAGATACGGGACGTTATGAAACTTCTGATGTCTCATGAAATCCGATGCTACGGACTTCCAGGTAAGGGGGTCGAGTTTCTCACCTTTGACCAGGGAGAGCATAGCGTGATAGACTGGCCGCGTCACCCTCGGATTACGATGGCAACATACCTCAAAATGCGTCGCTAGTTCAGCAGGTGATGTGACGTTAACATTGCTGTCAATGACAACGTGACCGGTTCTACCCAGAACGTAAGCCAGACACCCATAGAAATTGGTTCCTTTAATCTGCTTGGCAATCATAGTCCATCTGTTCGCGGATTTGGTCTATTTGAGTTGATACGTTGGCGAGTTGCTCCTTAAGTTCAAAGATCACATCGTAGGGAACATTGGCATTAAATTTGTTATGGGTATTGAGGACTTTGGTAATTTGGTTGATGTTATTGCTGATTTTTCCGAGTTTTAAATAAGTCCTAATATTGACATCGGGAATATGGAAGACCAAGAATTTTTTATAGATAACGGAACGGAATACATCGCTTAAAGTTATTCCTAAGTCGTCAGCTAACTGTTCGGCTTTAACTTTTTCAAGTTGGGTCAGGCGCAGTTGAAACTTACAAAGTCGTTGTGAGGTCATAAACATAAGTCCTTTCTACTCTTTAAAAGAATGTTTTCATTTCTTTTTGGGGAAAATAATTATTGATGCTTTTTTTAGTTCCCTCATATCCTTAAAATTGATAAATAGGTAATGGAAAAATGTACCATCGCTAGGAAGGCTGCTACAAGATAGTTGAAGGCTATTGGATTATTAATAAATACTATTGACTGCCTATCAATTGTCGGGGGTGGTGCGCTCTGGATTGATAGAAGAGATATTTAAAATTGTCGGATGGTGGTGTCGATTTAATTATCTTGCCATAGCACATTAACTATGGCAATACCTTTGACAAATTATTTTTCAGTTATTTTTTGAGCGAAGGTTACTAAGCGTGACCAGCAAAATACCGTAAATCTTGGCTTACCATCGACAATCGTTAATAAGGGTAACTTTCCTGCTCGTAATGATGAGCAGGAAAGTTCGTCATAATCGTGCCAATCTTCATCAAATCTCCAGCCCACGCGATCACAGAAGGATAGCCAAGTATTCCAATTAAAGTCATTGCTTCCCCCTAATTCCTGGTAAATTTTAGCTTGAGTGGAGAACCCAAAATGACCATCGCTCGAGTCTGACCACATTTTGTCTATTTCTTGTAATAGCTCAAAGGGTAGATTTTTGATGTCCGAGACTCTTAACCAACGTTCAAGGGTTCTTTCGACGTAAGGGTGGATATCATCTGCTGTTGCTGGTTTTTAAGGGTACTCAGCAATAGTTCATCATCCCCTACTTCTTTTTCTAGTTGTAGGCGTTCTGATTCAGTCTGCGCTAACTCTTTACATCTGAGTTGTACGATGGCTTTGAGTTCAGTGGTTAATGATAAGAAAAACTGCTGGTAAGCTTCTTTATGCTTTCTGTTGTCCGTGATCTATTTTTGAAAACCTTAAGAAAATCTAAAACCGTGATGCTTATTTTCAAGGGGGTGCAGGGGTTCCCCCCTGCCGAGCCTGCCGTGCTTATTGATGAGGCGTGTACTGTTTTTGTCATGACATAGGCATGGCTCGCTAAGTGTATTATTGTTGTGCTACATCGTGTAATAATTTCGTTTATTGTTGAGTTATCGATCACCCGATATCGAGGGCAGGAGTGAATTTGAGGCGTGTGCTATACGTATACAGTGTGGCTCAAATTTAGGGAAGCCGTGAATTTGAAGCGAATTTTAGACGTTTAAAAGGTGGATACCGCTCCCGGTTTTCGCCCCAAATGACGCTTTCTCGTTGACCCCCCAAACAGTACAAAAATACTATAGATTAAGAGAAGATTAATGTGTAAAAGCGAGGGTTTTAAATGGAAAAAAGAAAACCGTTATTGGTGATGGCGATCGATTTTGGAGGGTCGAGTACGAAGATAATAGGGGGTCGTTCATTTAAGCAACGTTCATGTTTCGTGATGGAACCCTACGTCAGCGAGTTACCCAAACAGTTATTGAGGGAAAATAATTCGTTGACGAGCGCCCTCCCCAAAGATAGGGCGTGGGTGGCAATAGATGATCGATACACGGCGGTGGGTTATCTGGCCCAACTGTTGACGACGGCCAACCCGATGCTGTCACAGTTGAAGTTATTGAGCGCCGTCGAGAAAGTAGCGGCTGCCGTATGGGTATTGAAGGAACAGTTTAAACTCCCCAATCAAATTAGATTGGCGTTGGTTGCCCTGTTGCCCCCTGGTGAATACTCAAACAAGCAAACTTTAGAGGAGAGGTTGAGGGAATCATTATCGTCATACATGACCCCAGGGGGCGAGATGCAGGTCGAATTAAGTCTATTCGACTGCAAACCGGAGGGTGCGGGAATATTCATGCACCATAAGGGGAAACGGGGAGCGTCTAATATCAATCAGGGAATCATGTCAGTGCTTCCGCTTGGGTATCGTAATGCTAGTGCCCTAGTGTTCAACCGGGGTAATATAGCCGATTTCACCACTAGCGATCTAGGATTCGCTTCGATGCTTAAGGGCATAATCCGCAGTACGTCTGGACAAACCCTCGAACGTTTAAGCGAACCCGTCGCCCAATGGCGTATCCAACAAACCGACTCGGTGTTAAAAAAAATACTACTCTCCGATGATGAAGAGGAAGAACTGGAAACACTCAAAGAAGCGATCGCCATACAGCACCAAAAATATACCACCGATCTATTCAAGTGGTTATCGGAGGTGTTACCCAAAAATTTAGATGAGGTCGTTCTCTGCGGGGGGACAGCCGATTATCTGAGGAGGGAGATGGTTGAATTCTTCGGCGCTCAAAAGGTTTACCTCCATGCCAACGTTAATTTACCCGACGACATTAAATCGTTGAATATGGAAAACCGATGGGCTGATGTGTGGTGCATCTGGGATTATTTCTTGCCAACGGTCAACAGCTTAAATAAAACGAAAGTCGCGGCGTAATTCAAATTATACAGGCATTAAATGAATGGCTTTATGAATGAACAAAACAATCAAAAAGAAAGATTGGACGTGGGGTTTTTCTCGGTCGAATCCAAGCCGAATTACGATTTGATTAGAATGCTCAAGACTCATCCGCACCGGACAGCTAAAGAGCAGGTTTGGGAAGCCGTCACGGCTTTCTATCTACCGATTGCCATCCGCGATAGCGATCGTTACAGCGAGAGCCAACGGCGAGAAATCCTTCTAGCGTCAATTTACAGCTTGCTCAAACAATTGCATTTTCTTTCTTCGGAGATGAGTGAATGTCTCGGGGACACAGTGGGGTTTCCTCTCAATTATCAACTTCCTATACAGACTGTTAATTCAGTAATAGATGGAAGCCACACAGAAAAAAAAGAAGAGGCATTCAGCGATGAAAACCTCAATTTTTCCAATAGCGGAATGGTCTATGAACAGCAGGGATTGTGGTAAGGCAATTGTTTAAATTAATTAAAAAATCAATCAATCAACACAGGAGATAACAATGAGTCAATTAATAGGTCAATTACATTTTATAACTGGCGAGAAGGGCGGCGTTGGCAAATCAATGTACTGTCGGGCGTTACTTGAATATTTAAGCAAGGAGGCGATCGACTATATCTTCTACGATGCTGATCGCACTTCCCCGGATGTCGGGTTAGTCTATGAACCCTCCAAGTACGACAAGATTATTGCCAATGGGGGGAGAGGGACTTATTCAGCCCCATCCGATGAGGCAACGGTGAAGGAGGACTATCCGACTGCCAGTCAAATAGTTACGGTAGCCCCTCCGCCGGGGGGAGAAGAGTCCTTTACTTACTCTCACATATATTTCAGTGAGGATGAGGAGGACATCTTTAAAGCTGACCGGCTATGTGACCAAGCACTTGAAGGTAATATCGTCATCGTCAATTTACCGGCACAAGTTGAAGTGATCCTTGATCGCTGGTTCGATCAGCAGCGTATCCTTGAGTCAATTGAGAGCGATGAATCCACAAAAATGTACTTTTGGTTCGTGACTGACGGTTCTCCTGAATCACTAGAGTTGCTCTCGCACTCAATTAAGATCTTCGCTCAACAAATAAACCATATCGTCGTCTGTAACTTGGGATTGCATAGACGAGCCAGAGAGAGTGTAGCCCATCATGGGGTGGCAAAACGCATTAATGAAATGAATATTCCCGTCATCGATCTGCCTGAGTTGATTTTCTCCAAGCCGGAGATGCAATTGTTTAAAGAGAGCCGTCTTAAATTATCCGAGCTGGCCGATAGGACTAAAAGGCATCCTCAGTTCCCTCTTCTTGACAGAGTT includes:
- a CDS encoding ParM/StbA family protein, with amino-acid sequence MEPYVSELPKQLLRENNSLTSALPKDRAWVAIDDRYTAVGYLAQLLTTANPMLSQLKLLSAVEKVAAAVWVLKEQFKLPNQIRLALVALLPPGEYSNKQTLEERLRESLSSYMTPGGEMQVELSLFDCKPEGAGIFMHHKGKRGASNINQGIMSVLPLGYRNASALVFNRGNIADFTTSDLGFASMLKGIIRSTSGQTLERLSEPVAQWRIQQTDSVLKKILLSDDEEEELETLKEAIAIQHQKYTTDLFKWLSEVLPKNLDEVVLCGGTADYLRREMVEFFGAQKVYLHANVNLPDDIKSLNMENRWADVWCIWDYFLPTVNSLNKTKVAA
- a CDS encoding GUN4 domain-containing protein; the protein is MHPYVERTLERWLRVSDIKNLPFELLQEIDKMWSDSSDGHFGFSTQAKIYQELGGSNDFNWNTWLSFCDRVGWRFDEDWHDYDELSCSSLRAGKLPLLTIVDGKPRFTVFCWSRLVTFAQKITEK
- a CDS encoding relaxase/mobilization nuclease domain-containing protein, with the translated sequence MIAKQIKGTNFYGCLAYVLGRTGHVVIDSNVNVTSPAELATHFEVCCHRNPRVTRPVYHAMLSLVKGEKLDPLTWKSVASDFMRHQKFHNVPYLVVQHNEKDHDHIHIVAARVRSNGTCVSDSWDYIEGQKAVRHLEEKYGLQTPVPKRYKLRDTEGVKLDDYSPPDKEKDKQHAYNLLKTTIDSVYPHSSSLVDLATMLRQQDIELGIRKTQRTNTVQGVRYQIGKFNFSGTQLGKDYTLPGLTYKSRRSHQLTFNPTTDLALIESLKNLQFAHQLEQIQIQQEVQIELEADEFIEIRLRPRSRGR
- a CDS encoding MobC family plasmid mobilization relaxosome protein, with protein sequence MTSQRLCKFQLRLTQLEKVKAEQLADDLGITLSDVFRSVIYKKFLVFHIPDVNIRTYLKLGKISNNINQITKVLNTHNKFNANVPYDVIFELKEQLANVSTQIDQIREQMDYDCQAD